Genomic DNA from Candidatus Nitrosopumilus koreensis AR1:
GTTTTTTAGAATCACGTACCCTTCATCATCCAAGTCAATCTGATTTTTGAACAATTTTGTATTTGGTTCGTGTCCAATTGCAACAAAGAGGCCTCCAGCATCTAGTGTTGACTCTTCATTTGTTTTGAGATTTTTCAAAACTGCTTGTTGCATCTTTTGATCCCCTTTGATGTCTATTACTGCAGAATCCCAATGAAATTTTATTTTTTCATTGTTGAATGCTCTTTCTTGCATTACTTTGCTTGCCCGTAACTCATCTCGTCTATGGACTAGGTGAACTGTGGTTGCAAATTTTGTAAGAAATGTTGCTTCTTCAATGGCAGAGTCTCCTCCCCCCACCACAACTAATTCTTGATTTCTAAAGAAAGGTCCGTCACATGTGGCACAATATGATACTCCTTTGCCTCCAAATGTTTCTTCACCTTCTAATCCTAATTTTCTTGGATTTGCTCCTGTTGCAATAATAACTGCACGACCTTCATATTCTTCTGACGCTGTCAAAACTTTGAGTGGTTTTCTTCTAAAATCAACATCTACAGCTTCATCATCTATTATCGTAGTCCCCATTCTTTGAGATTGTTTTCTCATCTCAATCATCAAATCTGGCCCCATGATGCCTTTTTCAAATCCTGGGTAATTTTCAACCTCTGTCGTGTTAACTAATTGCCCTCCGGGCAATATTCCTGATAGAATTAATGTATCATAACCTGCTCTGGAACAATAAATTCCTGCAGTGTACCCTGATGGTCCAGCACCTATGATGATTACGTCAAATTTTGTTTTCTTTTTGTCTGGCATCTTTGGATTGTCGTCATTTGTTTCAAGTACAGTTGCACCTGCATCTGCTGCCATCATGATAACTCATCTTTAATTTCAATAATTTAAGTCAATATCTTTTTTCAGTCAATCATCTTTCATTCTCATTAGAATTTGATCACAAATCTTACGCATTTGAGAATCGGAACCTACACTGGAAATTCTGACAATATCTGTAGTCGTAATCACTCCTACAATTTGCTCATCTTCTTTTACTGGGAGTTTGTGAATTAAATTTTCTTTCATCATTTCTGAGGCTTCCCAAATTGTTTCATCAGGACTAATTGTGATTAGTGGTGATGACATCACTTCTCCAATTTCTGTAAATAGTGGTCTTCCTTCTGCAGCAACTTTTGTGACAAAATCCCTCTCCGTAATGATTCCAATTGGTTTTGAATTATCTGTAACGATTACACAACCTACATTCAATTTATTCATCTCTTGTGCTGCGTCTTGTAATGATGTTGATTTTTCTGCTGTGAGAACATTTTTGTTCATTACTTGGTTGACAAATGTATTGTCCATAATCTATTGATGTGTTCTAACTATATCTTATAAATTCTAAATTATCATGCCTGAAAATCATGTCAGA
This window encodes:
- the trxB gene encoding thioredoxin-disulfide reductase codes for the protein MMAADAGATVLETNDDNPKMPDKKKTKFDVIIIGAGPSGYTAGIYCSRAGYDTLILSGILPGGQLVNTTEVENYPGFEKGIMGPDLMIEMRKQSQRMGTTIIDDEAVDVDFRRKPLKVLTASEEYEGRAVIIATGANPRKLGLEGEETFGGKGVSYCATCDGPFFRNQELVVVGGGDSAIEEATFLTKFATTVHLVHRRDELRASKVMQERAFNNEKIKFHWDSAVIDIKGDQKMQQAVLKNLKTNEESTLDAGGLFVAIGHEPNTKLFKNQIDLDDEGYVILKNKTYTNVEGVFAAGDVHDRNYRQAITAAGFGCMAAIDVDKYLTESADKQE
- a CDS encoding cyclic nucleotide-binding/CBS domain-containing protein, with amino-acid sequence MDNTFVNQVMNKNVLTAEKSTSLQDAAQEMNKLNVGCVIVTDNSKPIGIITERDFVTKVAAEGRPLFTEIGEVMSSPLITISPDETIWEASEMMKENLIHKLPVKEDEQIVGVITTTDIVRISSVGSDSQMRKICDQILMRMKDD